In the Palaeococcus pacificus DY20341 genome, one interval contains:
- a CDS encoding flippase, which translates to MSEASQALQKIARGISIIFIGTIISTLFGFFNKAIIARYFATAEYGVFNLALTVFSIALVIATLGFGSSLPREVAIYKEKKPFQLWDLVSTAITILIFNGVLLALFLIIGANSAAQIFHDARLEEPLKIIAFALPFSALTAGIVAISRGFGRVREKVYFQNIFYPMVFFALILTGALLKFDFSYIFFAYAAAQGLTLIFLLFDVSRIRLIKFRIKLIPSLGKELVVFSLPLMFTGILGFIMTRTDTLMLGYYLNSEIVGIYNAAAPLASMLPIFLNSAGFLYMPIASQLYAQGKLREMGRVYQILTKWVFLLTLPAFAVMFLFPEVAVNFFFGEKYLGASKALQILALGFMFHTFLGLNGLSLTVIGEPKLNLIGNSFAAVLNVILNILLIPAYGLDGAAVATAVSYFVANVFRSFWLYRNAKIHPFSWNYVKPLVISFVLLGLIESLHLRVPNIWYAVPVLAVFLGIYFLLVLLSKSIDKEDVELLLAVERKLGVNLEIIKKILRRFV; encoded by the coding sequence ATGAGTGAGGCAAGTCAAGCTCTGCAGAAGATTGCTAGGGGGATCAGCATTATATTCATCGGAACCATTATCTCAACACTCTTCGGATTCTTTAATAAAGCGATTATTGCCAGGTATTTTGCCACGGCGGAGTATGGCGTTTTTAATTTAGCCCTAACAGTTTTCAGCATAGCTTTGGTTATTGCCACACTCGGTTTTGGAAGTTCTCTTCCACGGGAAGTTGCGATTTATAAGGAGAAGAAGCCCTTCCAGCTGTGGGATTTGGTCTCAACAGCGATTACTATCCTTATTTTCAACGGTGTGCTGTTGGCACTTTTTCTAATTATCGGGGCAAACAGTGCTGCTCAGATATTTCATGATGCGAGACTTGAAGAGCCCTTAAAAATAATAGCCTTTGCACTCCCTTTTTCGGCTTTAACTGCAGGCATAGTCGCAATTTCAAGAGGATTTGGGAGAGTCAGGGAGAAGGTTTACTTCCAGAACATTTTCTATCCAATGGTGTTTTTTGCCCTTATTTTAACCGGCGCACTTTTGAAGTTTGATTTTTCGTACATATTCTTCGCTTACGCCGCTGCACAGGGATTAACACTAATTTTTCTGCTTTTCGATGTTTCGAGAATTAGGCTGATTAAGTTTAGAATTAAACTCATTCCATCTCTAGGAAAAGAACTTGTGGTGTTCTCCTTACCCTTAATGTTTACGGGAATTTTAGGGTTTATAATGACCCGTACTGACACGTTAATGCTTGGGTACTATTTAAATTCGGAAATTGTGGGGATTTATAATGCTGCCGCTCCTTTAGCCAGCATGCTTCCAATTTTCTTGAATTCTGCGGGCTTTCTCTACATGCCTATCGCTTCTCAGCTTTATGCTCAGGGAAAACTTAGAGAGATGGGAAGGGTTTATCAAATTCTTACAAAATGGGTGTTTTTGCTAACTCTACCCGCTTTTGCGGTGATGTTTCTCTTTCCAGAGGTCGCAGTTAATTTCTTCTTTGGAGAAAAGTACTTAGGGGCAAGCAAAGCCCTCCAGATTTTAGCCCTTGGTTTTATGTTTCATACTTTCCTCGGATTGAATGGGTTGAGCTTAACTGTAATCGGGGAGCCGAAGTTGAATTTAATTGGGAACTCCTTTGCAGCTGTCCTTAACGTTATACTCAATATCCTGCTGATCCCAGCATACGGGCTTGATGGTGCCGCCGTTGCCACTGCAGTTTCTTATTTTGTTGCTAACGTTTTTAGGTCATTTTGGCTCTATAGAAATGCTAAAATTCATCCTTTTAGCTGGAATTATGTTAAGCCGTTGGTGATTAGTTTTGTATTGCTGGGATTAATTGAGAGTTTACACTTAAGAGTGCCTAATATCTGGTACGCAGTGCCTGTTTTGGCGGTGTTTTTAGGAATTTACTTTTTGCTCGTCCTGCTCAGTAAAAGTATAGATAAAGAGGATGTTGAGCTGTTGTTAGCGGTGGAGAGGAAGTTAGGGGTAAATTTGGAGATAATAAAGAAAATTTTGAGGAGGTTTGTTTAG